In one window of Stigmatopora argus isolate UIUO_Sarg chromosome 19, RoL_Sarg_1.0, whole genome shotgun sequence DNA:
- the hmgn3 gene encoding high mobility group nucleosome-binding domain-containing protein 3 isoform X2 codes for MPKRKSPESSEGKDSSKVTKQEKPAPSKPAPPKPAPSKPEPKAKKVVIKKVADEKGAKGARKGSTKGKKEDSPAQNGDAKTNEIFVCRPSVSVSSIRSSAPSTMSVRGQSETVKVKGD; via the exons ATGCCGAAGAGGAAG TCTCCTGAGAGCTCTGAGGGCAAGGACAGCTCCAAGGTCACCAAACAAGAG AAGCCTGCGCCCTCAAAGCCTGCACCCCCAAAGCCTGCGCCCTCAAAGCCCGAGCCCAAAGCCAAGAAAGTCGTCATCAAG AAAGTGGCTGATGAAAAGGGGGCAAAAGGGGCACGGAAAGGCTCCACCAAAGGGAAAAAGGAGGATAGCCCTGCACAGAATGGAGACGCCAAGACTAACGAG atCTTTGTGTGTCGTCCATCTGTAAGTGTGTCTTCCATCAGAAGCTCAGCTCCCTCCACCATGTCAGTGCGAGGGCAGAGCGAGACAGTCAAAGTCAAGG GCGACTGA
- the hmgn3 gene encoding high mobility group nucleosome-binding domain-containing protein 3 isoform X1: protein MPKRKSPESSEGKDSSKVTKQEPTRKSERLSAKPAPSKPAPPKPAPSKPEPKAKKVVIKKVADEKGAKGARKGSTKGKKEDSPAQNGDAKTNEIFVCRPSVSVSSIRSSAPSTMSVRGQSETVKVKGD, encoded by the exons ATGCCGAAGAGGAAG TCTCCTGAGAGCTCTGAGGGCAAGGACAGCTCCAAGGTCACCAAACAAGAG CCCACCAGGAAGTCCGAGAGGTTGTCAGCG AAGCCTGCGCCCTCAAAGCCTGCACCCCCAAAGCCTGCGCCCTCAAAGCCCGAGCCCAAAGCCAAGAAAGTCGTCATCAAG AAAGTGGCTGATGAAAAGGGGGCAAAAGGGGCACGGAAAGGCTCCACCAAAGGGAAAAAGGAGGATAGCCCTGCACAGAATGGAGACGCCAAGACTAACGAG atCTTTGTGTGTCGTCCATCTGTAAGTGTGTCTTCCATCAGAAGCTCAGCTCCCTCCACCATGTCAGTGCGAGGGCAGAGCGAGACAGTCAAAGTCAAGG GCGACTGA
- the hmgn3 gene encoding high mobility group nucleosome-binding domain-containing protein 3 isoform X3 yields MPKRKSPESSEGKDSSKVTKQEPTRKSERLSAKPAPSKPAPPKPAPSKPEPKAKKVVIKKVADEKGAKGARKGSTKGKKEDSPAQNGDAKTNEATEAAEEATEEKE; encoded by the exons ATGCCGAAGAGGAAG TCTCCTGAGAGCTCTGAGGGCAAGGACAGCTCCAAGGTCACCAAACAAGAG CCCACCAGGAAGTCCGAGAGGTTGTCAGCG AAGCCTGCGCCCTCAAAGCCTGCACCCCCAAAGCCTGCGCCCTCAAAGCCCGAGCCCAAAGCCAAGAAAGTCGTCATCAAG AAAGTGGCTGATGAAAAGGGGGCAAAAGGGGCACGGAAAGGCTCCACCAAAGGGAAAAAGGAGGATAGCCCTGCACAGAATGGAGACGCCAAGACTAACGAG GCGACTGAGGCTGCCGAGGAAGCAACCGAGGAAAAGGAATAA
- the phip gene encoding PH-interacting protein, producing MASDRPHLAQLTSELYFLIARFLEAGPCHEAAETLIREVEDKELLPTRLDWTGQEHPGTYDDLVKLYRHISPEHLLHVCARVCPLLERDVPASVPGLSSLLGAGRQNLLRTSKSCKHVVWKGSALAALHCGRPPEPPIIYGSPANIVETSHGRRLNGSYRLRQLVPTAVYQHMKMHKRILGHLSSVYCVTFDRTGRRIFTGSDDCLVKIWSTDSGCLLATLRGHAAEISDMAVSHENTMIAAGSCDKTIRVWCLQTCAPLAVLEGHAASITSLQFSPLCSGSKRYLSSTGADGTICFWQWDARTLKFGQRPSKFTERSRPGVQMMCSSFSAGGMFLATGSTDHIIRVYYFGSGQPEKISELESHSDKVDSIQFSHCSDRFVSGSRDGTARIWQLQPQGWKSILLDMQTKLPGKYNPPPLEDKVTKLKVTMVAWDRHDGTVITAANNLTLKVWNSISGNLVHVLMGHEDEVFVLEPHPFDPRILFSAGHDGNCVVWDLARGVKIRSYFNMIEGQGHGALFDCKCSPDGQHFAATDSHGHLLIFGFGSSSKYDKIADQMFFHTDYRPLIRDANNYVLDEQTQQAPHLMPPPFLVDVDGNPHPPRYQRLVPGREGCRDEQLIPQMGITSSGLNQVVSEQAVDGSSPLDTMIQRLQQEQDQRLGSNDTPAATAAAAVNASSLVSRASVGSPTEVPSPPNVGLRRSGQIEGVRQMHSNAPRSQMATEGDLVAWSRRVLVPELEDASVRKQVNWREAKGEEEINIYQSERRRRTIHSLPKESRGHPTSDVADEGRRSQGNHGYQTRAAVEETSRQSAEAADDDDSISEGETEVRQINGHSSEEEKDEEQKEPWPDDHSSSSDYSSDYSDWTADAGINLEPPKKSVKVKKKSSGSEDDGEKKRDSKKECKKDKADKDGALPKKKKPNEKRKRAELQEQGLSLEEWLPSSWITDLIPRRCPYIPQMGDELYYFRQGHEAYVEMAKQKKIYSINPKKQPWHKMELREQELMKIVGIKYEVGLPALCCLKLAFLDPDTGKLTGGSFSMKYHDMPDVIDFLVLRQQFDNARKRQWTIGDRFRSVIDDAWWFGTIESHEPYQSQYPDSLFLCYSVCWDNGDTEKMSPWDMELIPDEASFPDELGTSVPLTEEEHRELLYVPLDGEWGCRTRVDECERIIKAIDQLCTLDIAAPFAFPVDLQAYPTYCTVVAYVTDLSTIRQRLVNRFYRRLSSLMWEVRYVEHNAQTFNEPGSFIVTTAKFVSDLMLQFIKDQSVTDLMPLYKTLKKATFSDSEDEDEDDDDEDTSTPGTSTQNHKERRPTRRHLRTRPPSYDPQAWRGRCKELLDLIFQCEDSEPFREPVDLQEYPDYLQIVDSPMDFGTVLSTLTAGKYQTPIQLSKDVRLIFSNSKAYTPSKKSRIYSMSLRLSALFEEHMSSILADYKAIHGLTDKLTRRTADRQARNATPEQRLTRHNVKRRRRSESPPSSTASSPERKRRVSSRVMSRREPTPPPSRLPSLRQNLASKNTLPLVNGKTDTPGIGRTRSAAKHFAHSPPSSASVSNASTTESTRSLRAQNVVSTSTPPSAAERTTPTPAAEGGAAGSTRRKLRTPVRRLGSPESPSSQSTAHLNGHGSHMTAWATRKGRKSRAEPPPSSPTDPPTPGSPSRRRGRPPGKKRSKKCKAEPASPALDDNLDQSTGDESALSAPDPGTPKRRGRPRALKTEEVTPPPPPPPLSPSPPNPSETPEPSPLRRSGRRAHDDVTSPPRTLRGTRRDEAADHHEGEDEEEDEAGGSMRTRNQGRRSASADHHEGEDEEEDEAGGSMRTRNQGRRSAWYIEDDSEEEQRQLLFEDSSITFGTSSKGRVRKLTEKAKANLIGW from the exons ATGGCTTCAGACAGGCCGCACCTCGCGCAACTGACTTCTG AGCTGTACTTCCTAATCGCCCGCTTTCTCGAAGCCGGACCCTGCCATGAAGCAGCCGAG ACGCTGATAAGGGAGGTGGAGGATAAGGAG CTGCTCCCCACGAGGCTAGATTGGACCGGGCAGGAGCACCCAGGGACCTACGACGATTTG GTGAAGCTGTACCGCCACATCAGTCCTGAGCATCTGCTGCACGTGTGCGCCAGGGTTTGTCCTCTACTGGAGCGGGATGTCCCAGCCAGCGTGCCAGGACTAAGTAGCCTGCTGGGGGCAGGGCGGCAAAATCTTCTTCGTACAAGCAAAA GTTGCAAGCATGTGGTATGGAAGGGTTCAGCGCTGGCGGCTCTTCACTGTGGAAGACCACCAGAGCCTCCTATCATCTACGGGAGCCCAGCCAACATTG TGGAGACGAGCCACGGTCGGCGACTGAACGGTTCTTACCGCCTGCGCCAGCTGGTGCCAACGGCAGTGTATCAACATATGAAGATGCATAAGAGGATCCTGGGACATCTTTCCTCAGTCTACTGCGTCACATTCGACAGGACTGGACGTCGCATATTTACT GGCTCCGATGACTGCCTGGTGAAGATCTGGAGTACTGACAGCGGCTGTCTTCTAGCCACATTGCGCGGGCATGCTGCTGAGATCTCCGACATGGCGGTCAGCCATGAGAACACAATGATCGCCGCCGGCTCGTGTGACAAGACAATCCGCGTTTGGTGCTTGCAGACGTGCGCTCCCTTAGCCGTGCTAGAGGGTCACGCAGCGTCCATCACTTCTCTACAG TTTTCTCCACTTTGCAGCGGCTCTAAACGCTACCTGTCCTCCACGGGTGCTGACGGCACCATCTGTTTCTGGCAGTGGGATGCTCGCACACTCAAGTTCGG TCAGAGGCCAAGTAAGTTCACTGAGCGTTCCAGGCCTGGTGTCCAGATGATGTGCTCCTCATTTAGTGCAG GTGGCATGTTCCTGGCGACAGGAAGCACAGATCACATCATCAGGGTCTACTACTTTGGTTCAGGACAACCTGAGAAGATCTCAGAACTGGAGTCCCATTCG GATAAAGTGGACAGCATCCAGTTTTCACACTGCAGCGACCG GTTTGTGAGCGGCAGCAGGGATGGCACAGCACGGATCTGGCAACTGCAGCCTCAAGGCTGGAAAAGCATCCTGCTGGACATGCAGACCAAATTGCCAGG GAAGTACAACCCACCACCATTAGAAGACAAGGTGACCAAGCTGAAGGTAACCATGGTGGCATGGGACCGCCACGACGGCACCGTAATAACGGCAGCCAACAACCTGACGTTGAAAGTGTGGAATTCCATCAGCGGGAACCTGGTTCACGTCCTTATG GGTCATGAAGACGAGGTGTTCGTCCTCGAGCCACATCCCTTCGACCCACGCATCCTCTTCTCAGCGGGACACGATGGCAATTGTGTCGTGTGGGACCTAGCCAGAGGGGTCAAAATACGCTCCTACTTCAACATG ATTGAGGGTCAGGGACATGGAGCTTTGTTTGACTGCAAATGTAGCCCAGACGGTCAACATTTTGCTGCCACCGACTCCCATGGTCACCTGCTCATTTTTGGCTTTGGTTCCAGCAGCAAGTACGACAAG ATCGCCGACCAAATGTTCTTCCACACCGACTACCGGCCTCTAATCCGTGACGCCAACAACTACGTGCTGGATGAGCAAACTCAGCAAGCGCCTCACCTCATGCCGCCCCCCTTCCTGGTGGACGTGGACGGCAACCCCCATCCGCCGCGATACCAGCGGCTCGTACCCGGCCGGGAGGGCTGCCGGGACGAGCAGCTCATCCCGCAAATGGGAATTACTTCCTCCG GCTTGAATCAAGTGGTCAGCGAGCAGGCAGTGGATGGCTCCAGTCCTCTGGACACCATGATCCAAAGACTACAGCAGGAGCAAGACCAGAGGCTGGGCTCCAATGATACACCTGCCGCCACTGCTGCGGCCGCCGTGAATGCCAGCTCGCTAGTCAGCAGAG CGTCTGTGGGGTCACCAACTGAGGTGCCCTCGCCGCCCAACGTGGGCCTCCGTCGCAGTGGGCAGATTGAGGGCGTGCGACAAATGCACAGCAACGCCCCACGTAGTCAGATGGCCACGGAGGGAGACCTTGTGGCGTGGAGCCGCCGGGTGCTGGTGCCCGAGCTGGAGGATGCCTCTGTTAG GAAACAGGTGAATTGGCGAGAAGCCAAAGGGGAGGAGGAGATCAACATTTACCAGTCAGAACGCCGTCGACGAACCATCCATTCTTTACCAAAAGAGAGCAGA GGTCATCCAACTTCAGACGTGGCTGACGAGGGGAGACGGAGTCAGGGTAACCATGGATACCAGACTCGGGCAGCCGTAGAGGAGACGAGCCGCCAGAGCGCGGAGGCGGCCGATGACGATGACAGTATTTCAGAG GGCGAGACAGAGGTGCGCCAGATCAACGGACACTCATCAGAAGAGGAGAAGGATGAAGAGCAAAAAGAGCCATGGCCTGATGATCACAGCAGTTCAAG TGATTACTCCAGCGATTATTCTGACTGGACGGCTGACGCGGGCATCAACTTGGAGCCGCCGAAGAAGAGTGTTAAAGTGAAGAAGAAGAGTAGCGGCTCAGAGGATGACGGCGAAAAGAAGCGTGACTCTAAAAAAGAATGCAAGAAGGACAAAGCCGACAAGGATGGAGCTTTACCAAAGAAGAAAAAGCCAAACGAGAAGAGGAAG AGGGCGGAGCTTCAGGAGCAAGGACTGAGTTTGGAGGAGTGGCTTCCCTCATCCTGGATCACAGACCTGATTCCCAGGAGGTGTCCTTATATTCCACAGATGGGAGACGAG TTGTATTACTTCCGCCAGGGCCACGAGGCATATGTGGAGATGGCCAAGCAAAAGAAAATTTACAGCATCAACCCAAAGAAGCAACCTTGGCATAAAATGGAGCTTCGG GAGCAGGAACTAATGAAGATTGTGGGGATCAAGTATGAGGTGGGCTTGCCTGCATTATGCTGTCTCAAACTGGCCTTCCTTGACCCGGACACTGGAAAACTGACTGGAGGATCCTTCTCCATGAA GTATCACGACATGCCGGATGTCATCGATTTTCTGGTCCTACGGCAGCAGTTTGACAATGCCAGAAAAAGACAGTGGACTATcg GTGACAGATTTCGCTCGGTCATTGACGACGCCTGGTGGTTCGGCACCATCGAGAGTCACGAGCCGTATCAGTCGCAGTACCCCGACAGTCTCTTTCTCTGCTACAGCGTCTG CTGGGATAACGGCGACACCGAGAAGATGAGTCCATGGGACATGGAGCTCATACCTGACGAAG CGTCGTTCCCAGACGAGCTGGGCACTAGCGTCCCTCTCACAGAAGAAGAACATCGTGAGCTTCTGTACGTGCCGCTAGATGGCGAATGGGGATGTCGTACACGCGTCGACGAGTGCGAGCGTATCATCAAAGCCATCGACCAACTCTGTACTTTGG ACATTGCGGCGCCGTTTGCGTTCCCCGTAGACCTTCAAGCGTACCCCACCTACTGCACAGTGGTGGCTTACGTCACGGACCTCAGCACCATACGCCAAAGGCTGGTCAACCGCTTTTACAG gcgaCTGTCGTCTCTGATGTGGGAAGTTCGTTACGTGGAGCACAATGCTCAAACGTTTAATGAGCCGGGCTCTTTTATCGTCACGACGGCCAAGTTTGTCTCCGACCTCATGCTGCAGTTCATCAA GGACCAAAGTGTAACTGACTTAATGCCACTCTACAAAACTCTGAAGAAGGCCACCTTCTCTGACTCTGAAGACGAG GATGAGGACGACGATGACGAAGACACGAGTACACCAGGAACCTCCACCCAAAATCACAAG GAGCGCCGTCCAACCCGGCGACATCTGCGCACGCGGCCGCCTTCGTACGACCCTCAAGCATGGCGAGGACGCTGCAAGGAGCTTTTGGACCTCATTTTTCAATGTGAGGACTCTGAGCCCTTCAGAGAACCTGTGGATCTGCAAGAGTACCCG GATTACCTCCAGATCGTTGACTCGCCAATGGACTTTGGCACCGTCCTCAGCACGCTAACTGCCGGCAAGTACCAGACACCCATCCAGCTCTCCAAGGACGTGCGCCTCATCTTCAGTAACTCCAAAGCGTACACGCCCAGTAAAAAGTCCAGG ATCTACAGCATGAGTCTGAGGCTGTCCGCCCTCTTTGAGGAACATATGAGCTCCATCCTGGCCGACTACAAGGCCATCCACGGCCTGACGGACAAGCTGACGCGACGGACCGCCGATCGCCAGGCCCGCAACGCCACCCCTGAGCAGCGACTAACGCGGCACAACGTCAAGAGGCGACGGCGAAGCGAGTCACCACCCAGCAGCACGGCGTCAAG CCCGGAGAGGAAGAGACGAGTCTCGTCTCGAGTGATGAGCAGGCGCGAGCCGACGCCGCCTCCTTCTCGGCTCCCGTCCCTGAGGCAAAACCTCGCCTCAAAGAACACGCTGCCGCTGGTCAACGGAAAGACGGACACGCCGGGCATCGGACGCACGCGCAGCGCCGCAAAACATTTTGCACATTCGCCTCCCTCGTCGGCATCCGTGTCCAATGCCAGCACTACAG AGTCGACACGCTCACTGAGAGCTCAAAATGTTGTCTCCACCTCCACGCCACCCTCAGCAGCTGAGAGGACGACGCCCACCCCGGCTGCGGAAGGCGGTGCGGCTGGAAGCACTCGGCGGAAACTGAGGACACCTGTGAGAAGATTGG GCTCTCCTGAAAGCCCCTCCTCCCAGAGCACAGCCCACCTGAATGGACACGGCAGTCACATGACCGCCTGGGCGACGAGGAAAGGCCGGAAATCCCGGGCGGAGCCACCTCCGAGTTCTCCGACGGACCCCCCGACTCCGGGCAGCCCCTCGAGGAGGCGCGGTCGCCCCCCGGGAAAGAAACGAAGCAAGAAATGCAAAGCGGAGCCGGCCAGCCCCGCCCTCGACGACAATCTCGACCAATCCACCGGCGACGAAAGCGCCTTGTCAGCGCCGGACCCCGGTACGCCGAAGAGGAGAGGACGGCCGCGGGCGCTGAAAACTGAGGAAGTAACacccccgcctcctcctcctcctctctcgcCTTCTCCCCCAAACCCTTCGGAGACACCCGAACCCTCGCCGCTGAGGAGGAGCGGCCGGCGAGCGCACGACGACGTCACGTCTCCGCCACGGACGCTAAGAGGGACTCGGCGGGACGAGGCGGCGGACCACCACGAGGGTGAGGACGAAGAAGAGGATGAGGCGGGGGGGTCCATGCGCACCCGTAATCAGGGGCGACGCTCGGCCTCGGCGGACCACCACGAGGGTGAGGACGAAGAAGAGGACGAGGCGGGGGGGTCCATGCGCACCCGTAATCAGGGGCGACGATCGGCCTGGTACATAGAGGACGACTCGGAGGAGGAACAGAGGCAGCTCCTTTTTGAGGACTCCTCCATCACCTTTGGAACATCTTCTAAGGGGCGTGTACGAAAGCTGACAGAGAAGGCCAAAGCCAATCTGATTGGCTGGTAG